The uncultured Desulfovibrio sp. genomic interval GTAATTATAGCTGGGGATTATTACTGAAACCAATGGAGGAGGAGTCATGCGATATCCTGTTATGCCGGGTAAGCACCATGCAGGAGTGCTGATAACGCGCACCAAGCAGATTCAAGGCGCACCCTTCAGCACCCCCGCACGCCAATTTCAGTTCTTCCAAATAAAGGTAAACACCTGCTCCACATCGGGGTGCAGGGTGTGGTGCACGGGGCAGCTTTGTGTGCAGCGCTCGATTACCGCCTTTTCCTTGGCGGAATATTCGCGGTCGGGCATTTTGAAGGTCACTTCAATCTTGCCGATGCGGCGCGGGTCGGCGCTCATGGTTTTGTTGATCTCCATCTCTGTGCCGGTCACGTCCACGCCATGCGTCTTTGCATAAATGCCAATAATGGTCATGGCGCAGGCCCCAAGGGCTGTGGCGCACAGGTCGGTGGGCGAAAAAGCCGCGCCCAGGCCCTGATTGTCAGAAGGGGCGTCTGTGATGATCTTTGTGCCGCTCTGGTTGTGGACGCACTCCACGCGCAGATCCCCAAGATATTTTGCACTGACGGTAGCCATGGCAACTCCTGCGGTTTTGCCGGTCAAACGGCAGTTACGGGTGATTAACCAAAAACATTATGCTCGCGCAGCGTGTTACAGGCAATAGCCAGCAGGGTCAGCCCGCCCAGCAGTTCAGCCCATCCGTTGACCGCGCAGAGGTTGGCCAGCGCCTTGCCCAGATATACGCCCACAGCGGTAATGACCGCGCAGACCAGACCGATCATCAGGGCCGGACTCCAGACAGAAGTTCCCAGAATTGCAAAAGAAAGGCCCACGGCCAGGGCATCGATGCTTGTGGCAACGCTCAGCACCAGCAGGTTACGCCCCACAGTGGGATCCACCGAAGGACGCGGACAGGAGGAACTCGCCCGTAGGGCCGAAAACCCCGAAAACACCATTTTGCCGCCTATCCAGCCCAGCAGGGCAAAGGCGATCCAGTGATCCCACGCTTCCATATAAGAACGCACGGTAATGCCCAGATACCACCCCACCACCGGCATGGCGAACTGAAAAAAACCGAATGCCGCGGAAAGGCGGAAGTAATGACGCGCCTGCGGCGCGCGCAAGGCGCAGCCCGAAGCCAGGGCAACGGCAAACGCATCCATGGAAAGGGCAACGGCCAGGAGCAGAACAGCAAAAAACGACATAAAAACCCCATGCTGCGGTGCGCAATGACCGCCCAAATTGATTGCAGAGTGGCGTGAACTATAGGGCAAGGGCCGCTCAGGAGCAAGAGAGGTCTTTCGCTTGCGGCTGACACGGCCTCGGGATACAAGGCTGGGTATGCAAACTATTCCTTCTTGGCTTTTCTGCTGGCAATGGATTGCCGCTGTTCTGACCCTGGGCGCAAGCGCCGCTTCGGCCATGCCCGTTATTATCGCTCTCACCCTGGCCACCGGCAGACGGGGGCAGGCCAGGCTCAGCGCCTATGGAGCGCGCACCCTCGCCCGCTGCGCTGCGGGGCTAGCTGTTCTCGGCCCGCTGCTGGCCGCAGGCAGTGTTCTTGCCCTGCTGGCAAGCGTGCGCAGCATGGAACATATGTTTGAAGGCGTATCATTGTGGATGCCAGCCATGCTGCCCTACACAACGGCGGTTGCCGCATGGCTGGCTGGCATACTCTGCCTGCTGCTGTATCTTGCGGCTGACCGCGCTGCCCCCGTGCCGCAAGCTGCGCAGGATTACTGGCAGCCGGGGCAGATCGGCCTGCGTGTTGGCCTTGCGCTGCTGGCGGCCCTCTGCTTTTTTGCCGCGCAGGTTTTGCCCAACTGGCCCTTTTCCGGCCTGCCGCAAGGGCTGAGCATAGGGGATGTGGCTCTGGCCGTGCTTCCCAAAACCCTTCACGACTACTTTACCGCATTGGCCCCAGCGGGCAGTGTTGCACTGATCATCCTTTCCCTTGTGGCCCGCAACAGTGGAGCCGCATTCACGCTGGCGGACGAACAGCGCGCTGCCCGCTGGTGCGCCCTGTGGGCCATGGTGGGCTTTATCCCCCGCTGCATTGACCGCTGGGGGCTTGTGATCGGCTTTTCCCTGCGGCAGGGGCCCTTGCCGCAAGGGCTGGCGGAACAGGCAATGGGCCTTGTGCCCATGACCCTCGCCATTGCCTGCTGGGTGGCCCTGTTTGTTCTGCGCGCCCCCCGCAAATTTTACTGGCTCAACGTTCTTGGGCTTCTGCTGCTTGTGCTTGGCGCGAGTTTTCCGTTCCTTTTGGCGCTCGGGCGCTGATGCTTGCCCCGCACACGGGCAGCGCGTATACCCAACTGCACATACGGATTCGATTTTTCCGCAACCCGGAGGTTCCCATGCGGACTTTGTTTTTTCTGTCCCTTCTCATGCTCTGCCTGACGGTCACAGCCCAGGCTGAACCGCGCTCGTTTACGCTTTTCAGTGCCGACCTGCCCCAAGGCTGGGACGGCGAGGAAAAGATGGGCTTCAAATCGGGCAATCCCGATGAATGCATGCTGATTCTGGGCCTTTCCAACGAAAAGAAAGACGACTACGCCGCACTCATCAGCATTTTTGTTCTGCCCAATACGCAAAATGACGACAGCGCTTCCATTGCCAACAAGCTTGCCCCTCTTCAGGCCAACGCTTCCCAGCCCCGCCCGCAGGGGCCGTTCTGGACGTTTAACGGCGAACTGCGCAGCCAGGCCTTTCCCGCCCCCGGCGTGACCAAGGTCAACGCCACGGCAGACAAGGTCCTTATTGCCATTGTTCAGGATCCTGACCAGCGTGGAGCCGAAGCTATTTTTGCCAGCCTCAAGGGCCTCACCCCCGAAACGCGCAAGCTGCTCGGCCAGTAAACAGACTCTGCACATAGTTGACGCGGCTTTTTCTCAACAGGCCGTAATGTAAAACACCGGCTGCCCTGCAAAGGACAGCCGGTGTTTTACATTTATTCAGCTTCAGACGGGGCTATTCGTGCCAGCCCAGAAACATCTTGTAGGCATCGTTGGTGGATTCTTCCACATGAGGATAGCCCATGGCTTCAACTCGCTTGAGAAAATCCTCAAAAGCTTCCTTCTTTTCATCGGGTGCCTCAAATCCCACAAGCACGCGGCCAAAATCCGCGCCGTGATAACGGTACTGGAACAGCGAAATGCTGAAATCCACGCGCATGGCGTCCATAAAGTCCAGCAGCGCGCCGGGGCGTTCGGGGAAGGTGAAGCGCAGCAAACGCTCGTGCAGAATCTGTGGCGCGTTGCCGCCTACCAGATGCCGCACATGCACCTTGGCCAGTTCGTTATCCGTGAGGTCAATGGCCTCAAAGCCCTTGCCGCGCAATTCTTTCAGCACCTGGGGCACATCATCGCGCCCGTTGATCTTGATGCCCACCAGCACCCTGGCCTTTACCGGGTCTGAATACCGGGTGCAGAGTTCCGTGATGTTGCGGCTGCCAAAAGAGGCGCACAACTGCCGGAAGCTGCCCACGGTTTCGGGGATGGTCACTGCCAGCAGGGCTTCACGCTGAGCGCCTATTTCCGCGCGGTCAACCACGTGGCTCAGGCGGTCAAAGTTCATATTTGCGCCGCTCACAATGGCTACCAGGGTGGCATCATGCAGATCCCCCGCCTTGGCATAGGCCCGCAGGCCAGCCAGGGCGAGCGCGCCCGCAGGCTCAGCCACCACGCGGGTGTCTTCAAAAATATCCTTGATGGCACCGCAGATGGCGTCCGTTTCCACGGTGATGATGTCGTCAAGCAGGTCGCGGCACAGAACAAAGGTTTCTTCACCCACCAGCTTGACGGCCACGCCGTCGGCAAACAGACCCACATCGTGCAGTTCCACCCGCTGCCCGGCCATGACGGAACGCCGCATGGCGTCGGAATCCACAGGCTCCACGCCGATGACGCGGATTTCAGGCCGCAGGTTCTTGATGTAGGCGGCAACGCCCGCCGCCATGCCGCCCCCGCCGATGGGGACAAAAACGGCGTGTATATCGCCGGGGTGCTGACGCAGGATTTCCATGCCGATGGTGCCCTGCCCTGCGATGACATCCG includes:
- a CDS encoding OsmC family protein, whose translation is MATVSAKYLGDLRVECVHNQSGTKIITDAPSDNQGLGAAFSPTDLCATALGACAMTIIGIYAKTHGVDVTGTEMEINKTMSADPRRIGKIEVTFKMPDREYSAKEKAVIERCTQSCPVHHTLHPDVEQVFTFIWKN
- a CDS encoding manganese efflux pump MntP family protein, translating into MSFFAVLLLAVALSMDAFAVALASGCALRAPQARHYFRLSAAFGFFQFAMPVVGWYLGITVRSYMEAWDHWIAFALLGWIGGKMVFSGFSALRASSSCPRPSVDPTVGRNLLVLSVATSIDALAVGLSFAILGTSVWSPALMIGLVCAVITAVGVYLGKALANLCAVNGWAELLGGLTLLAIACNTLREHNVFG
- a CDS encoding spidroin-2; this encodes MQTIPSWLFCWQWIAAVLTLGASAASAMPVIIALTLATGRRGQARLSAYGARTLARCAAGLAVLGPLLAAGSVLALLASVRSMEHMFEGVSLWMPAMLPYTTAVAAWLAGILCLLLYLAADRAAPVPQAAQDYWQPGQIGLRVGLALLAALCFFAAQVLPNWPFSGLPQGLSIGDVALAVLPKTLHDYFTALAPAGSVALIILSLVARNSGAAFTLADEQRAARWCALWAMVGFIPRCIDRWGLVIGFSLRQGPLPQGLAEQAMGLVPMTLAIACWVALFVLRAPRKFYWLNVLGLLLLVLGASFPFLLALGR
- a CDS encoding protoporphyrinogen oxidase, which produces MRTLFFLSLLMLCLTVTAQAEPRSFTLFSADLPQGWDGEEKMGFKSGNPDECMLILGLSNEKKDDYAALISIFVLPNTQNDDSASIANKLAPLQANASQPRPQGPFWTFNGELRSQAFPAPGVTKVNATADKVLIAIVQDPDQRGAEAIFASLKGLTPETRKLLGQ
- the ilvA gene encoding threonine ammonia-lyase, biosynthetic gives rise to the protein MDKHSEYLNRILLSRVYDVAVETPLDEAVSLSRRTGNNILLKREDLQPVFSFKIRGAYNKMAHLTKEELRRGIITASAGNHAQGVALGARKLGCEATIVMPVTTPAIKVEAVKRLGGQVVLSGESFSDAWKHTLDLIQETGCVYIPPFDDPDVIAGQGTIGMEILRQHPGDIHAVFVPIGGGGMAAGVAAYIKNLRPEIRVIGVEPVDSDAMRRSVMAGQRVELHDVGLFADGVAVKLVGEETFVLCRDLLDDIITVETDAICGAIKDIFEDTRVVAEPAGALALAGLRAYAKAGDLHDATLVAIVSGANMNFDRLSHVVDRAEIGAQREALLAVTIPETVGSFRQLCASFGSRNITELCTRYSDPVKARVLVGIKINGRDDVPQVLKELRGKGFEAIDLTDNELAKVHVRHLVGGNAPQILHERLLRFTFPERPGALLDFMDAMRVDFSISLFQYRYHGADFGRVLVGFEAPDEKKEAFEDFLKRVEAMGYPHVEESTNDAYKMFLGWHE